A window of Formosa sp. Hel1_31_208 contains these coding sequences:
- a CDS encoding DUF6452 family protein, with product MKKVVPLLIIISSIAVILLACERDDICPEDTATTPSLIIRFYNINDQDELKSVRLLRVKGLNDNDEPLNEIPVNRASPDSIVLPLRFANEGTETITRFQLEKDSDLADNDNPDNDSNIDIIEVRYTPEFIYVSRACGLKSIFNFGTTGGVSRDNDDDNWIINTEIINETIDNENAAHVIIYH from the coding sequence TTGAAAAAAGTTGTACCCTTATTAATCATCATTTCATCAATTGCAGTTATACTCTTAGCCTGTGAACGTGACGATATTTGCCCAGAAGATACGGCGACCACACCAAGTCTTATCATTCGATTTTATAATATAAATGATCAAGATGAATTGAAGAGTGTCAGGCTATTAAGAGTAAAAGGATTGAATGACAACGACGAACCTTTAAATGAAATACCTGTAAATAGAGCGAGCCCAGACTCGATTGTATTGCCGCTGCGTTTCGCCAATGAAGGTACAGAAACGATAACGCGTTTTCAGCTTGAAAAAGATTCTGATTTAGCAGATAATGATAATCCAGATAACGACTCTAACATAGATATCATTGAAGTTAGATACACTCCAGAATTTATATATGTATCTAGAGCTTGTGGCTTAAAGAGTATCTTTAATTTTGGAACTACTGGTGGTGTTTCTAGAGATAACGATGACGATAACTGGATCATTAATACAGAAATAATTAACGAAACAATAGACAATGAAAACGCAGCACACGTCATTATTTATCATTAG
- the rlmD gene encoding 23S rRNA (uracil(1939)-C(5))-methyltransferase RlmD, which produces MARRNNKRQIFENIEVIDAGAKGKTVAKAPDGRVIFLPNAVPGDVVDVQTFKKRKAYFEGKAIKFHKLSEKRTDAKCEHFGVCGGCKWQDMDYRFQLEYKQKEVTNNLVRLGHLELPEVTPILGSTEQYFYRNKMEFSFSDSRWLTIEEVQSDEDLGDRNALGFHIPGMWDKILDINKCWLQADPSNAIRNEVKAFAVSNGLEFFNTRHQTGFLRTLMIRTATTGDLMVLIQFFKEDKEKRELLLNHLADTFPEISSLQYVINGKANDTIYDQDVICHKGNDHIFEEMEGLRFKINAKSFYQTNSAQAYELYKITRNFAELNGDELVYDLYTGTGTIAQFIAKQAKHVIGVEAVPDAIKAAKENAQLNRIENVDFFVGDMKTVFNTQFITEHGHPDVIITDPPRDGMHKDVVNQILNIAPKKIVYVSCNSATQARDLALMKADYQITKTQAVDMFPQTHHVENVVLLEKR; this is translated from the coding sequence ATGGCTAGACGAAACAACAAAAGACAGATTTTTGAAAACATCGAAGTTATTGATGCTGGTGCAAAAGGGAAAACAGTTGCAAAAGCTCCAGATGGCCGCGTTATATTTTTGCCTAATGCAGTGCCAGGTGATGTTGTTGATGTGCAAACCTTCAAAAAACGAAAAGCCTATTTTGAAGGCAAAGCCATAAAATTTCATAAATTATCTGAAAAACGTACGGATGCAAAATGTGAACATTTTGGTGTTTGTGGTGGTTGCAAATGGCAGGATATGGACTACCGTTTCCAATTAGAATACAAGCAGAAAGAAGTCACAAATAATCTCGTGCGTCTTGGGCATTTAGAACTTCCAGAGGTTACTCCTATCCTAGGGTCTACAGAGCAATACTTCTATAGAAATAAAATGGAGTTTTCATTTAGTGATAGTCGTTGGTTAACTATTGAAGAAGTTCAATCTGACGAGGATTTAGGAGACCGTAATGCATTAGGTTTTCATATTCCAGGAATGTGGGATAAGATTTTAGATATCAATAAGTGCTGGCTACAAGCAGACCCTTCAAACGCTATTAGAAACGAAGTAAAAGCATTTGCGGTATCCAACGGATTAGAGTTTTTCAATACACGACATCAAACGGGTTTTCTCCGTACCTTAATGATCAGAACTGCTACAACAGGAGATCTCATGGTGCTCATTCAATTTTTTAAAGAAGATAAAGAAAAGCGTGAGTTACTGCTAAATCACCTTGCAGATACGTTTCCAGAGATAAGCTCGTTACAATATGTAATTAACGGAAAAGCGAATGATACCATCTACGATCAAGATGTAATTTGTCACAAAGGAAATGATCACATTTTTGAAGAGATGGAAGGTTTACGCTTTAAAATCAATGCGAAATCGTTCTACCAGACCAATTCGGCTCAAGCCTATGAGCTGTATAAAATCACTCGCAATTTTGCAGAATTGAATGGTGATGAACTTGTCTATGATCTCTATACTGGAACAGGAACAATTGCACAATTTATTGCAAAACAAGCCAAACACGTCATTGGTGTTGAAGCAGTACCAGATGCTATTAAAGCTGCAAAAGAGAATGCACAATTAAATAGGATTGAAAACGTTGACTTCTTTGTTGGTGATATGAAAACTGTATTCAATACTCAATTTATTACCGAACACGGACATCCAGATGTCATCATTACCGATCCGCCTCGTGATGGTATGCACAAAGATGTTGTTAATCAAATATTAAATATTGCGCCAAAAAAAATAGTTTATGTAAGTTGTAACAGCGCAACTCAAGCGAGAGATTTAGCCCTCATGAAAGCGGACTATCAAATTACAAAAACACAAGCTGTGGATATGTTTCCACAAACCCATCATGTAGAAAACGTGGTGCTTTTAGAAAAACGATAA
- a CDS encoding RNA polymerase sigma factor, producing the protein MRIEDEILVKEYRSGNKEALTILVKKWHIIFCKKALWILKDPHLSKDVAQETWQVVIAKIEDLKDPASFGSWALRIVYSKSLDMLRVKARAKILERQKQTAELPQEEDRNEDSQLKAVLLKAILNLPLQQQNVITLFYNQEYSLKEISELLDISVGTVKSRLFHAREKLKKLLKHKHYEN; encoded by the coding sequence ATGCGTATCGAAGATGAAATCTTAGTGAAAGAGTATCGATCAGGAAACAAAGAAGCCTTGACTATTTTAGTAAAAAAATGGCATATTATCTTTTGTAAAAAAGCCCTTTGGATTTTGAAAGACCCTCATTTATCGAAAGATGTTGCTCAAGAGACTTGGCAAGTTGTTATTGCTAAAATAGAAGACCTAAAAGATCCGGCCAGTTTTGGAAGTTGGGCTTTGCGTATCGTATATTCAAAATCTTTAGATATGTTAAGAGTAAAAGCGAGAGCAAAAATATTAGAACGGCAAAAACAAACAGCAGAATTGCCTCAAGAAGAAGACCGTAATGAAGACTCACAACTTAAAGCAGTACTATTAAAAGCCATCTTAAACCTGCCATTGCAACAGCAAAATGTGATAACACTATTTTATAATCAAGAGTATTCATTAAAAGAGATTAGCGAGTTATTAGATATATCAGTAGGAACTGTGAAATCTCGATTATTTCATGCAAGAGAAAAACTGAAAAAATTATTAAAACATAAACATTATGAAAACTAA